From Punica granatum isolate Tunisia-2019 chromosome 1, ASM765513v2, whole genome shotgun sequence:
ACAGGTAATTAAAGATTGTCCCAGACATTTGCTTCCTCATCTCCTTTGCCTGTGTTTTCAGCACAATTGTGATGGCTTAGATATTGCCGGTTCTGTCCATAGTCTTCCAGGTCAAGGACCCGAAAATCAGGATGAATCAGGTCACCGTGACGAGGCTCGACTTCGCCAATGGGACCCTCCGTCAAGACGTGAACGTCACCCTCCTCGCCGATGTCTCCATCAAGAACCCCAACGTGGCATCCTTCCGGTTTAGCAACACCACCACATCCATCTTCTATGAAGGCACCCTCGTCGGAGAGGGTCGGACACCAGGCGGTAAGGCCCCGGCGCACCGGACGCTGAGGCTGAACATGACGCTGGACATAATCCCTGCAAAGCTGATGGCAATCCCGGGCCTCCGGAGTGATCTGGGGTCCGGTGCCCTCACGGTGGAGAGCTCCACGAAGGTCCACGGCCGGGTGAAGATCATGAGTATGATAAAGAAGAAGGTGGTGGTGAGGCTGAACTGCACGATCACGTATAATATCGCAACCACGGCCGTTCAGGAGGACTGCAAGCGGCACATATCGTTTTAGCTGGTCATACTGCGAAATGCTAGACATTATTGATAGCCTCAACCGATATATTAATGTGTATTAGAAAGTAGAGCTCGGAGAAGAAGTACGCCTAGAAAATGGTTTCTGCGCCGGCTAATGTATATCTTGTCCATGTGTTCTCTTAAAGATCAGTATGTATCATTTTTCGCATCATTATCAATTGATAATTCGATTTATTGCGCGGTGAGAGTCTCGAATCGAGTCCTATTTTCCTTGTAAACAGATGATCAGTTGATCACATGTATGAAATCACTGAAGGGGAGGACCCTGAAGTCAATGAGTTtgccatttttttctttctgaaCCGGATTCATTTGAATTTCTCGCTGGCCTTCTAGAACAATAATATCTCCCTGTTCGTGTGTGAAGACCGAAAGGATTAACGGCAACCCGAGCAGCCTCACGTTTCCAACATGAGCTGCTATTTTATTTGATGGATAAGAGATTTTAGGAGATATGTTGGGTCGATAGGGCAAGAGTTAGCACAGAATTTTCCGAGGCAAGGATGACCAGATTCGGACTGCTCTTACATGTGAGGAAACATATTGATCATAAAGCAGCAAATCTTCGAAACACGCAATATGCCAAAAGAAGCTGAATAAACGAAACATCGATCCGGAATGAGGGTTCAGTATTTGAGGGTGGCCCGCCCTTGAAGTGGAATGAAATGATTTTGAATTCGATTATTATCGATGGATTTGCAATCCGCTATATCTTTGGCTAAAGATTCAATGAAATGTGAATGAGTAACTATTAATATTGTTTTGTTTGATTAAATTGGTCGATTAAAAATGGACCAGCCTAACGACTATTGGATATTTTGTATCTTAGAGGGATTACTGGGCTTTTCAAGGCCCAgaaacatttattttttctccccTTGAGAGCAAACATTTTTCTCATATAATATAGAAGTTAAATCAGAAAACTCACCCAAAAAGATTTAACCTAAAaaaactcatatatatatatatatatatagaagttaaatcataaaattcacccaaaaagataataaataaagtGTTTGTCAGCTTCACACGAATTAGTTAAATGAGGGACATGTGACATCTTCGTAGCATGTCGAAGATAGTGGCTTTGATGTGGCTAATTATCAAATCGGTGATTTTACTAGATGGCAATAGAATCATATGAAAgcaaaatatgaatatatatttgcatgtATATCTCGAAATAAGACAAATTTTGCATCGTCGGACGGAAATGATCATTTCTTAATTATGGGAATGATGCCCATGGAGGAGACAACGGCCGGTTAGCACTACCTAATTAaacctatatatatgtcattaaAAAAGTACATGGAACATAGCCCCCTACACCTCTAGGTGAAATcgatttaattttatagacCCCTCAGTTACCCTTTTGTCATAGACCGCAAATAAATTTTACGGCTTTCCAGCTGCCCCTGTCTCCTCTTTATCGgggtaaaaaattttaacccGACTTAGTGCAGTGTCACTTAATTTCAATTCGAAGTCGATAAGTTACGGATTCAGTTCTTAGACAGTGGCATCATCTCGAAGCTTGACGAAAATCATTCGGTTGCTTACGGTGCTTGAGATCGGTGTTAGGTTTGTCTTTTAATGGTTTAAGTACTTCTGCACTAAATCTCATTTCTCGAAACTTAGCCGGATACGGACAAGGGGCCTAAGGCCGCAAAGGGATGCAAAGAGAGGAGCACTTTTAGTAGGGCCCTCCCCAATTCCCCACATATTCAACAAGTTTGAATCCTTTTTTGGTAGCACAAAATTCCCTCCCAAGGGAATGCACCAGCCACCACCCCACTCATTTGGGTGCAATCAACATCAACATCAACTCCCAAACATTGATTTTTCCATGCGATTTTATGCCCTTTTTGAATTCAACCCCCTCTCCCACTCATTAAAAAGATAATAGCTTCCAAATTCTCAAATAGGTTAATTACAATTTAATCCCTGCAATTAACCTTCCATCTCAATTTGGTCCCTACAGTTTCAGTTATTTCAGTATATCTCCCCTAATGCCACCAAATCTGTTTTCGTCCCAGGAGGTTAGGTGCTCAAGTGGCGGACATAGATATAGTAGTATACAATTTCCCATGAAAGCAAGAGGTTCTAAATTGGATTTTGACCAATGAGATTTCTTACACCCCTTTATTtctcatgtttttttttaatgccgTTATTAGGTCAATGTGCATTCCTTCTTGGAGGGAAAACAAAAGCATGCATCCACTACCTAATAGTTGAAGAAGTAGACCAATGGCATTAGTATGCGTCGATTGGTCATTTCCTATTTCCTCCTCTTGGCTCATCATGTCGATACAGTTGCTTTGTATCGAAGATGCATTGCATACTTCATTaaaaaaaggtgcattgcatacaTCATATAAAGATGAGAGCCTTTTTGACAAGGGATACTCTGATTTCGCTTGATTAATCCGCTCAATTCCGTGAACTCCAGGCAGTGCACGGAACGGATAAATTGGGCCAAAGCCTATCGGGTGACGTCAATGGGATTCGAAATTGGGATTGGCGAGATACTTATGCTCAAACTTACCACCAAGCCAATCCTCTTGGATTGGAATTATGTAAAGTTGAGAGCCTAAAAATTCAACTTTTCGACCGATATATCTAAACATCCTCTCTCTAGTGCATGTTTGGTGAGCAGAAATGGACGAGGATGAATCGAAATCAAACCAACAATACAAAAAACACAACCACTTTGTATAGTTGATTCAGTTCCAATTCTATTACTGAACATGGCCGTAGCATCAAAGAGCCAAACTGAGATAGGAGACAAACTTCGAAGgctaatttgaaatttaacttCTTTTTTACTGTAATTTTAAGAACAGagcctcccctcccctcccacTTCTGATCTTAATAATCTGACTCTTCTTTACTCTCTTGTCTCCTACTCTgtttgttctctctctctctctctctctctctctctcttcctttgaTGAAAGgggggaaagaaaagagaagagagagggccgaaaaatgaagaaaagggCAGTCCTTTTCACTGTTGAAGGTCTCCCACTTTTCACACTTTCGCTGACCACTAAACAACACCGTTTCCCCCCCGCAAACCCATGGGAGACCCCACTTTCTCATTATAATCATTAGTTAGTTTATGCCACATCCGATTGATTAATTTCCTCGAATACAAGGAAGGCCCTCGACAGagtaacaaaacaaaatcgCATAAGAAACAAACGAGCACAACAAGCTGCGATGACGAGAGCTTATCCAGAACCAGGAGGTTCTGGTTACGTGCCATTGCGCACGACCCCCATTTTCCTCTAGTTGATTTTTAACTGCAAGCATTGGACagtaaatttgaaataattatataatgtttctccttttgtttttgtgaCTGTTCATCATCAGAACACTATTCGTGTCATGTCGTGCTCTGCTCTTAGCTGACGCTAGTGATTGCCCAATTTACTTACACAGACACGGACAGATCtgatgtttctttctttctttctttggttACAAAAAGATGAGATTTTTGCTCCCTCTCTTGCCTTACAAGACCGACCGCCAGTCATCTTCATCACCATCACTGGGACGTCTCCTAAGAACaactccttcttcttcttcctccctaAATCTAATcctagtaataataataataataataataataataataataataataataagccTGAAGAAATTAACCAAAAGATTTACAGTGGATATAGATACCTCATCAATTTCTCTTCCTCGGTGATTTTGATGCCCACATAGGTTTCCCGCCCGTTTTCCCTTCAAGAAGATTTTCTTAGCAGCTCCATGGATATCTCCTGAAATGGCTCGCTCGCCGATCTTGCCAGCAGAGACGATGGCTCCGAGTCCGAGTCTAAACCCATCAACGAGGTCAAAACCCCAGTTCAGAATCACATTAACATTGCCATGAACATGATAAGTAATTGACTTTATGTGATGGGTATACCTCTAGACGCATTGAAGGACCTCTTGCAATGGAGGATGGCGCTCTGTATCCAGTCCTGCTGCTGCAGCAGAGAGTCATCCCTCCTCGATGAAGATGGGTTGCTGTTCGGGGCCGCCGCCACCGCCGACGAGGCCGAGCGGCTCTTCCCCAGATGCTTGCACACCACCCTCAGCCCCGCCGGGATATTCCCCTGCCTGATGTGTCCCTTTGCGGCTCCGCCACCCGCCTCTGCCGGCGTCGGCTGCTCTGTCATTGTCTGGACCTTCCCGGCGCTTCCGAGCTGCCCGGAGGAGAACCTCAGTTTCTCCCCGTACCTCCTCGAGACGCGGACGTAGAGCGGCTTGACCTTCTTCAGGTAGCGCTGCACAGCTTCTTTGGAGAACAAGATCTTCTCGTCGGAGCCATTGGCGACTTCCTCGGGGTGAGCTGGCATGGCTTGCTTCTGCGACTTGGAGCTGTTGTCTCTCGTGAACAGAGAGATGATGGGGACCTCCTCGACCTTCAGCTTCACAGCGAGCGGCTTGCCGCCGGCCTGTGATTTCTCCGGCAGATCCTTTTGCTGGTCGGCCTTCGGTTTCTTCAGGCCCAGCATGAAGACTCGGAGCCTCGTAGCGGACTTCATCAGCGAGACGGGCAGGTGGGGCTTGGAGTTTGGGTTGTTGGGCTCCGAGGAGGAACCCGGCTCAATGGGGACGAGCCGACCCTTGAAGAAGAGGTCATCGGAGGGGGAGCCGGCGCAGCCGTCGCCGCTCACGGAGGAGGCGGATGAGCAGGATGACGAGAGCGTGAAGTTGAACTCTCCGCCGTCGCCGACATCGGACCCCTCATCGACGTCCTCTTCCTCGCCGCTCGAGCTGCCCCCCTTCCCGTCGACTGACCCCTCGTCCCCGAGAGTACTGTCCCGTGCGTTTTCCCCGCCGGCTACTTCTCCTTCCTCTCCGTCGTGGACGGCGAACTCCAGGTCGAAGAACGGGCcgtcgtcgtcgtcatcaATGTCGGTATCGGACTCCACACCGGCCTGGACCGCTGTTGTGACAATGGTGGTGCTGGAGGCGCGGGCATTGCTGAAAGCGTCGCAGCCCCCGACGACGCCTCCCCCCCGCCAGTACTTGAGGAGGCTGAAAGCTTCCATGGTCGGGAGAGCCAGAATAAGCAGATGGCCGTGTGGGTGTGTGGAGATAGATAATGGAGGGAAGAAAGCCCAGATGGGAGGTAAAGGGGGGAGGAAAAGGGAAAGTGAAAAGCGAAATGGAGAAagcgaagagagagagagagagttttgCAAAGTCGCTTGCTTGCTTGAAGGGTGCTGTTAATGGAGGTGGCAGAACTTGCAGAGTAGTACTGAAAATGGAGCTGACAGGGAAcagaggaggagagagagggaaggagAGGGAAGGAGAGGGAATGGCGTTTAGCTTGGAAGGTAATGAGGGATAAGAATAACAGCAGGGGAGGGGTTGCAGGGAAGTCATGTGAGGGGAGTCAGTATTTACAGGGACAGGTCCATTTCCTGCTAGGGGGAAAATATGGAGATCTTTTTACCGAAGGGTGACTCACTGTGAGGAAGACGACGAAGAGGAACACAGGCTTTGAGCCAACTGCCCTCTGTACTGTTTGTATACAGTATAATATACGGTATACGTACGTATATGGTAAGGAGGTAAGTAAATGACTATTATGTCGTGAGCAGACCGCGCGTGCTGCTCATTTCCCGTCGGGAACAGTGTGACGAGCCGATATTTGCACGGTTGACCCGCTGACTTGGTCCCACCACGACGGTCTGGTCTTTAATTGCTTTTCCAAGTTTGggtaatatttattatttactatCCAGTTGatgataacaataataataattaaagtgACATACTTTACGGTAATTATTATCTATCTATACCATTGCCGTCCATTGAATTAAAAGAATTGGTTCAAGACATTATTATGCAACGAGGAACCGGGAAATGATACGAGAAGTCACTAATTTAGACGCATTAATTCTCATCGATCAGTATCGAATCATGTCTTACGTGGTTCCTTTTAAGAAAGCTTGATCATTCTTGTGTTGGTGTAGTAAAATGTTTACTAGATGAAGTCTACTTGAGGTAAGTgggttcctttttcttctttttttt
This genomic window contains:
- the LOC116193085 gene encoding uncharacterized protein LOC116193085, which gives rise to MAEREQVKPLAPVAGYQIHSDEDEALSTQFSLQQRNYLKCCGCVTAVLLILAVVILILVFTVFQVKDPKIRMNQVTVTRLDFANGTLRQDVNVTLLADVSIKNPNVASFRFSNTTTSIFYEGTLVGEGRTPGGKAPAHRTLRLNMTLDIIPAKLMAIPGLRSDLGSGALTVESSTKVHGRVKIMSMIKKKVVVRLNCTITYNIATTAVQEDCKRHISF
- the LOC116193084 gene encoding probable membrane-associated kinase regulator 2, translated to MEAFSLLKYWRGGGVVGGCDAFSNARASSTTIVTTAVQAGVESDTDIDDDDDGPFFDLEFAVHDGEEGEVAGGENARDSTLGDEGSVDGKGGSSSGEEEDVDEGSDVGDGGEFNFTLSSSCSSASSVSGDGCAGSPSDDLFFKGRLVPIEPGSSSEPNNPNSKPHLPVSLMKSATRLRVFMLGLKKPKADQQKDLPEKSQAGGKPLAVKLKVEEVPIISLFTRDNSSKSQKQAMPAHPEEVANGSDEKILFSKEAVQRYLKKVKPLYVRVSRRYGEKLRFSSGQLGSAGKVQTMTEQPTPAEAGGGAAKGHIRQGNIPAGLRVVCKHLGKSRSASSAVAAAPNSNPSSSRRDDSLLQQQDWIQSAILHCKRSFNASRDSDSEPSSLLARSASEPFQEISMELLRKSS